One segment of Oscillospiraceae bacterium MB08-C2-2 DNA contains the following:
- the murF gene encoding UDP-N-acetylmuramoyl-tripeptide--D-alanyl-D-alanine ligase: MEKISMAELAGALSLDYTGDAWIGAVSTDSRSIPPGCLFIALEGENFDGHQYIAQALEQGAAFALAHKPGDYPAGRVFIVKDTRQALLDVAGFYRRQLGIPVVGVTGSVGKTTTKEMIACVMAQKYKTLKNEANLNNEIGLSQTVLGLTGEHEAAVLEMGMDGPGQIHQLTLCARPDVAVVTNIGVSHLERLGSRENILQEKLSITDGMVPGSTVILCGDNDLLSQTELPNFKVLRYGLENKDCQVIARQILSFSTHTNFVISFDGNAYDAQIPTMGRHNVLNSLAAFCVAIALEIPPQKAIAALRGYRPAGMRQNIVQHAAYTVVEDCYNASPDSMRSALETLGQLKCTGRKIAVLSDMLELGPIEKEAHFQAGREAAENGVEVLLSVGELAREYHRGALEAGIGKAVHYEDKEALFQELAQLVAPGDIVWFKASRGMRLEEVIHRLYAQ; encoded by the coding sequence TTGTCTCTTTATTGCGCTGGAGGGCGAAAACTTTGATGGCCACCAGTATATAGCACAGGCTCTGGAGCAGGGGGCAGCCTTTGCTCTTGCCCATAAACCGGGGGATTACCCCGCCGGGCGGGTGTTTATAGTGAAGGATACCCGGCAGGCGCTTTTGGATGTGGCGGGGTTTTACCGCCGCCAGCTTGGCATTCCTGTTGTGGGTGTTACCGGCAGTGTAGGCAAAACCACCACCAAGGAAATGATCGCCTGCGTGATGGCTCAAAAATACAAAACCCTGAAAAACGAGGCGAACCTCAACAACGAGATCGGCCTTTCCCAAACGGTGCTGGGCCTGACTGGGGAGCATGAGGCGGCGGTGCTGGAAATGGGTATGGATGGCCCCGGCCAGATTCACCAGCTTACCCTATGCGCCCGGCCGGACGTTGCGGTGGTCACAAATATCGGTGTTTCTCATCTGGAGCGGCTGGGCAGCCGGGAAAACATCCTGCAGGAGAAGCTTTCCATTACCGATGGCATGGTTCCCGGCTCCACGGTGATCCTCTGCGGGGATAATGACCTGCTGAGTCAAACGGAACTGCCCAACTTCAAGGTTTTGCGTTATGGGCTGGAAAACAAGGATTGTCAGGTAATTGCCCGGCAAATACTGTCTTTTTCCACTCATACGAATTTCGTCATCTCCTTTGACGGCAATGCCTATGATGCCCAAATTCCCACCATGGGGCGGCACAATGTCCTCAACAGTCTGGCCGCCTTCTGTGTGGCAATCGCTTTGGAGATTCCCCCTCAAAAGGCTATAGCGGCACTGCGGGGCTACCGGCCGGCTGGGATGCGGCAGAATATTGTGCAGCATGCGGCTTATACAGTGGTGGAGGATTGCTACAACGCCAGCCCCGATTCCATGCGCTCTGCGCTGGAAACGCTGGGGCAGCTCAAATGCACCGGCCGCAAGATTGCTGTGCTTTCGGATATGCTGGAGCTTGGACCCATTGAAAAGGAAGCGCATTTTCAGGCGGGCAGGGAAGCGGCAGAAAACGGTGTGGAAGTTTTGCTCAGTGTTGGTGAGCTGGCTCGGGAATACCACCGGGGTGCGCTGGAGGCCGGTATTGGCAAGGCAGTGCATTATGAGGATAAGGAAGCCCTCTTTCAAGAGCTGGCCCAGCTGGTGGCTCCGGGCGATATTGTGTGGTTTAAGGCCAGCCGGGGTATGCGGCTGGAGGAAGTGATTCACCGGCTGTATGCGCAATAA
- the mraY gene encoding phospho-N-acetylmuramoyl-pentapeptide-transferase, protein MKEMPVLSAVLVAFVVTAVLGLWLVPLMRRLKYGQTILDIGPAWHKKSKQGTPTMGGLMFIVGTVAAIIAGYMTSAAGGQSGALLWAAADKAKLLLGALMALAFGMVGFADDFIKVVKKRNLGLNARQKLVMQFLIALVYLGGLYLVGERSSMVFVPFFGWLQLGPLYWPLAMVGIVYLVNCVNLTDGLDGLCASVTLVSALGFIILCTLLPVPGVGIMAGALAGGCLGFLIWNFHPAKIFMGDTGSMFLGGMVVALAFSLGIPIILLFMGILYICEGLSVVLQVISFKTTGKRIFKMSPIHHHFEMSGWSEVKIVVVFSLIQLIGCIVAAVAVRGM, encoded by the coding sequence ATGAAGGAAATGCCGGTGCTTTCGGCGGTTTTGGTAGCCTTTGTGGTGACCGCTGTATTGGGGCTTTGGCTGGTGCCGCTGATGCGCCGCCTGAAATACGGCCAGACTATCTTGGATATAGGCCCTGCGTGGCATAAAAAAAGCAAGCAGGGAACCCCCACCATGGGTGGGCTGATGTTTATTGTGGGAACAGTGGCGGCGATTATCGCCGGGTATATGACCTCGGCGGCCGGTGGGCAGAGCGGGGCTCTTCTCTGGGCGGCCGCTGATAAGGCCAAGCTGCTTTTGGGTGCTCTCATGGCTCTTGCATTTGGTATGGTGGGCTTTGCCGATGATTTTATCAAGGTGGTCAAAAAACGGAATCTGGGTCTGAATGCTCGCCAGAAGCTGGTGATGCAGTTTTTGATTGCGCTGGTCTATCTGGGAGGGCTTTATCTGGTGGGCGAGCGCTCCTCCATGGTCTTTGTTCCCTTTTTCGGATGGCTGCAATTGGGCCCTCTCTATTGGCCTCTGGCTATGGTGGGCATTGTGTATCTGGTCAACTGTGTTAACCTCACCGATGGGTTGGATGGCCTTTGCGCTTCGGTAACCTTGGTGAGTGCCTTGGGCTTTATCATTCTCTGCACCCTTTTGCCGGTTCCCGGTGTGGGAATTATGGCTGGGGCTTTGGCCGGGGGATGCCTTGGCTTTTTAATCTGGAATTTTCACCCGGCTAAAATCTTTATGGGCGATACCGGTTCCATGTTTTTAGGCGGAATGGTTGTTGCCTTGGCATTTAGTTTGGGAATTCCCATAATTTTACTGTTTATGGGCATACTATATATTTGCGAGGGGCTTTCGGTGGTGTTGCAGGTGATCAGCTTTAAAACCACCGGAAAGCGCATCTTTAAAATGAGCCCCATTCACCACCACTTTGAAATGTCCGGGTGGTCTGAAGTGAAAATTGTGGTGGTGTTTTCTCTCATTCAGCTTATTGGATGCATTGTGGCGGCTGTAGCTGTCCGAGGCATGTAA
- the ftsW gene encoding putative lipid II flippase FtsW, translating into MEKTGKRRFSFFNTKTGSVDLTFLILLLLLLTIGLIMLFSASFANAYYNRGNSYAFISSQLVNGILGLVLMAIISTVDYRVLSKLSWPIFFATIPMLIAVYFFEPVNGARRWIKLGAFQFQPSEIAKFAVVILFAHMICLNYDRMKTFRYGIVPFLSVLAVLAGLIVFETHLSGTILILSIGAILMIVGGTNLKWFGMAGLIAVAGIAIIIMIPGVIEYASSRIQHWIDPFSDPRGKGFQTIQSLYAIGSGGLMGVGIGNSRQKYLYLPEPQNDFIFSIVCEELGFVGATFILILFALLVWRGFVIGMRCKDRFGALVAVGLTSQVGLQTVLNIMVVTNTIPNTGIGLPFFSYGGTALIMLLCQMGVVLSISRSANLEKQ; encoded by the coding sequence TTGGAAAAGACCGGAAAACGCAGATTTTCCTTTTTTAACACCAAAACCGGCAGTGTGGATCTAACCTTTTTGATCCTGCTTCTTTTGCTGCTGACCATCGGGCTGATTATGCTGTTTTCGGCCAGCTTCGCCAATGCCTATTATAATCGCGGCAACTCCTATGCTTTTATTTCCAGCCAGCTGGTCAACGGTATTCTGGGGTTGGTTTTGATGGCGATTATTTCTACAGTGGATTATCGAGTGCTGAGCAAGCTGTCTTGGCCGATTTTCTTTGCCACGATCCCTATGCTCATTGCGGTGTATTTTTTCGAGCCGGTCAATGGAGCCAGAAGGTGGATCAAGCTGGGGGCTTTTCAGTTCCAGCCTTCTGAGATTGCTAAATTTGCTGTAGTCATTCTGTTTGCCCATATGATCTGCCTCAACTATGATCGCATGAAAACCTTCCGATATGGCATTGTACCGTTCCTTTCTGTATTGGCTGTATTGGCGGGGCTGATTGTATTTGAAACTCACCTTTCCGGTACCATTCTGATTCTATCCATTGGGGCTATTTTGATGATTGTAGGCGGAACCAACCTGAAATGGTTTGGTATGGCGGGGCTAATTGCAGTTGCAGGCATTGCCATTATCATCATGATTCCCGGTGTTATCGAATACGCCTCCAGCCGAATTCAGCACTGGATCGATCCTTTTTCCGATCCCCGGGGCAAGGGCTTTCAGACCATTCAATCCCTGTATGCCATTGGCTCCGGCGGGCTTATGGGAGTGGGAATCGGAAACTCCCGGCAAAAGTATCTGTATCTGCCTGAGCCCCAGAATGACTTTATCTTTTCTATTGTCTGCGAGGAGCTGGGTTTTGTGGGCGCTACCTTTATCTTGATTCTCTTTGCCCTTTTGGTTTGGCGTGGTTTTGTTATCGGCATGCGCTGCAAGGATCGCTTCGGGGCGCTGGTGGCCGTTGGCTTGACCTCACAGGTGGGGCTGCAAACGGTGCTGAACATTATGGTGGTAACCAACACCATCCCCAACACGGGTATCGGGCTTCCATTCTTTTCCTATGGCGGTACTGCGCTGATCATGCTACTCTGTCAAATGGGAGTGGTTCTTTCCATATCCCGTTCCGCAAATCTGGAAAAACAGTAG